The following are encoded together in the Mesoplodon densirostris isolate mMesDen1 chromosome 2, mMesDen1 primary haplotype, whole genome shotgun sequence genome:
- the TSSK3 gene encoding testis-specific serine/threonine-protein kinase 3, which produces MEDFLLSNGYQLGKTIGEGTYSKVKEAFSKKHQRKVAIKIIDKMEGPEEFIQRFLPRELQIVRTLDHKNIIRVYETLESADGKIYLVMELAEGGDVFDCVLNGGPLPESRAKALFHQMVEAIRYCHGCGVAHRDLKCENALLQGFNLKLTDFGFAKVLPKSCQELSQTFCGSTAYAAPEVLQGIPHDSKKGDVWSMGVVLYVMLCASLPFDDTDIPKMLWQQQKRVSFPTHLGISAECQDLLKRLLEPDMILRPSIEEVSWHPWLAST; this is translated from the exons ATGGAGGACTTTCTGCTCTCCAATGGGTACCAGCTGGGCAAGACCATTGGGGAAGGGACCTACTCAAAAGTCAAAGAAGCATTTTCCAAAAAACACCAAAGAAAGGTAGCGATTAAAATTATAGACAAGATGGAAGGGCCAGAAG AGTTTATCCAGAGATTCCTGCCTCGGGAGCTCCAGATTGTCCGTACCCTGGACCACAAGAACATCATCCGAGTGTATGAGACGCTGGAGTCTGCAGATGGGAAAATCTACCTGGTGATGGAGCTGGCTGAAGGAGGGGATGTCTTTGACTGTGTGCTGAATGGGGGGCCACTGCCCGAGAGCCGGGCCAAGGCCCTCTTCCATCAGATGGTCGAGGCCATCCGCTACTGCCATGGCTGTGGTGTGGCTCACCGGGACCTCAAGTGCGAGAACGCTTTGTTGCAAGGCTTCAACCTGAAGCTGACAGACTTTGGCTTCGCCAAGGTGTTGCCCAAATCGTGCCAGGAGCTGAGCCAGACCTTCTGCGGCAGCACAGCCTATGCCGCCCCAGAGGTGCTTCAGGGTATTCCCCACGATAGCAAGAAGGGTGACGTCTGGAGCATGGGCGTGGTCCTGTACGTCATGCTCTGTGCCAGCCTACCTTTTGATGACACAGACATCCCCAAGATGCTGTGGCAGCAGCAGAAGAGGGTGTCCTTCCCCACTCATCTGGGCATCTCGGCCGAATGCCAGGACTTGCTCAAGCGGCTCCTGGAACCAGACATGATCCTCCGGCCTTCAATCGAAGAAGTTAGTTGGCATCCATGGCTAGCAAGCACTTGA
- the FAM229A gene encoding LOW QUALITY PROTEIN: protein FAM229A (The sequence of the model RefSeq protein was modified relative to this genomic sequence to represent the inferred CDS: substituted 1 base at 1 genomic stop codon) — MQPSPSTPGPGRAADTXPAPPEPERSLAARSRAATSRLGPASASSRAPRAPDMSAQEPPQGRRFPIEAGDSPGLAVPLESQDSPERVATEHNPVRPLRRCPGCHCLTLLHVPIDVYLALGGSPRVRTT, encoded by the exons ATGCAGCCCTCCCCCTCGACGCCCGGGCCCGGGCGCGCCGCAGACACCTGACCAGCTCCGCCTGAACCGGAGCGTTCTCTCGCGGCCAGGTCTCGGGCAGCTACTTCCAGACTGGGACCGGCCTCGGCCTCCAGCAG AGCGCCTCGGGCCCCGGACATGAGTGCCCAGGAGCCCCCGCAGGGTCGGAGATTCCCCATTGAGGCCGGAGACTCCCCTGGCCTTGCCGTCCCCCTCGAGTCCCAGGACAGCCCGGAGCGGGTAGCTACGGAGCACAACCCGGTCAG GCCGCTTCGACGCTGCCCCGGCTGCCACTGCCTGACGCTGCTGCACGTGCCCATCGACGTCTACCTGGCCTTGGGCGGGAGCCCCCGGGTCCGCACCACCTGA